The Acidiferrobacterales bacterium genome segment GTTCGGGCGATGCAGGATATCGCGCTGTAACCAACGCTCGCCGATCTTCTGGAATGCGCCGGTAAAGAAAATCAGATGCATTTCCCGCTTCACCCTCGACAAAAAACTGGGTGGTCACAGTGCGCGAGCCGGGTGGTGTTATCTTTGCGTGAATATGGGGTGTTCGGCCGCTGTATCTGACCGGTCGAATGGTGCGAAAGCGAAACTCTCCTCGCGCCGAGGTTCCTGTCGCGCCGTATCCCTGAAATTCCGGTTCCGAAACATCACCCCTGTCCGCGGGATGTTTATAGGCGCCAAAGGCATCGCACTGCCAGATTTCCACCTTGGCGCCGGATATGGGCTCACCGTTAACGTTCACTACCTGACCGGTCAGATGAACAATGGTTCCCGTCGCGGGTCGAGACTTCCCATCAACCCAGATCAGGTCGGCATCTGAGTCAACAGGAAAATTGACAGGATAGAACGGCCCTTCCGACTGCCGCGGAGTCAATTTCATTACCGCCATCGCTGCCGATGCCGGAGTCAACAGGATGAGCCCCGCCGCCTTGATCCATGTTCTGCGTGCAAAAGGCATGGTTTTAG includes the following:
- a CDS encoding protocatechuate 3,4-dioxygenase, with amino-acid sequence MVTLPIFESLLAKKWLFRFDPSIQFQLSHPKTMPFARRTWIKAAGLILLTPASAAMAVMKLTPRQSEGPFYPVNFPVDSDADLIWVDGKSRPATGTIVHLTGQVVNVNGEPISGAKVEIWQCDAFGAYKHPADRGDVSEPEFQGYGATGTSARGEFRFRTIRPVRYSGRTPHIHAKITPPGSRTVTTQFFVEGEAGNASDFLYRRIPEDRRALVTARYPASPEQSDTVIPNYTVVVA